From the Streptomyces syringium genome, one window contains:
- a CDS encoding phage tail protein, producing the protein MSAYAARPLPLPAVYGHDTVALAFAAAIGQATAPAEERIGGLDAVLDPWRAPPAFLDWLIRITGARVEPGWPETLRRKAVDLAPRLAAHRGTPYGLLLEAREIHGWVPPGFALVVDDPGRVFTHDDPALRAGRMLTVTLTAPAGEDQRALESRLTRLVRAHCPAHLPFKITVTLAHHAPDERSPQG; encoded by the coding sequence ACGCCGCACGTCCCCTGCCCCTGCCGGCCGTCTACGGACACGACACGGTCGCGCTCGCGTTCGCGGCCGCGATCGGCCAGGCCACGGCCCCGGCCGAGGAACGGATCGGCGGCCTCGACGCGGTGCTCGACCCCTGGCGCGCTCCACCGGCCTTCCTGGACTGGCTGATCCGGATCACCGGCGCACGGGTGGAGCCGGGGTGGCCGGAGACCCTACGGCGCAAGGCTGTCGACCTCGCGCCCCGCCTGGCCGCTCACCGCGGGACGCCGTACGGGCTGCTGCTGGAGGCCCGGGAGATCCACGGCTGGGTGCCGCCCGGCTTCGCGCTCGTCGTCGACGACCCCGGCCGCGTCTTCACCCACGACGACCCGGCGCTCCGCGCCGGACGCATGCTCACCGTCACCCTGACCGCCCCGGCCGGGGAGGACCAGCGGGCCCTCGAGAGCCGGCTCACGCGCCTGGTCCGGGCGCACTGCCCCGCCCACCTCCCCTTCAAGATCACCGTCACCCTCGCGCACCACGCTCCTGACGAGAGGTCACCGCAGGGATGA